One window of Pyrus communis chromosome 12, drPyrComm1.1, whole genome shotgun sequence genomic DNA carries:
- the LOC137710175 gene encoding disease resistance protein RPM1-like, which yields MKVPVGIGSLNDILTLTCIHAGGGIAEELGNLIQLRKLGVNDFAEENINELLASIKKMLELLSLSLEAKDAVSEGNLILLDSFSPPPFLQKLCLEGIQGNLRTCFGSSGRLTNLTLGNSHISEDSSLVFQPLPNLENLSLWNAYDAKRIGKEFCSAVGFPKLQVLTIASRVLEEWTEIEEGALPSLKYLHVRNCLRLQMLPQVCSFSPNLSCCICCLCQRILENG from the coding sequence ATGAAGGTACCAGTAGGAATAGGAAGCTTGAATGATATTCTGACCCTGACATGTATACATGCTGGTGGTGGAATTGCAGAAGAGTTAGGTAATCTGATACAGCTCAGAAAACTTGGAGTGAACGATTTTGCTGAAGAGAATATCAATGAGCTACTTGCCTCTATAAAGAAGATGTTAGAACTCCTTTCCTTGTCTCTAGAAGCAAAAGACGCCGTCAGCGAGGGAAATCTTATCCTCCTGGATTCATTCTCGCCCCCACCTTTTCTTCAAAAGCTTTGCCTGGAAGGCATCCAAGGAAACCTACGTACTTGTTTTGGCTCCTCGGGAAGGCTTACAAATCTAACATTAGGCAACTCTCATATATCCGAGGACTCATCATTGGTATTTCAACCGCTACCCAACTTGGAAAATCTTAGCCTTTGGAATGCTTATGATGCTAAACGAATAGGGAAAGAATTCTGTAGCGCTGTTGGGTTTCCAAAGCTCCAGGTTCTCACCATTGCTTCGCGTGTTCTGGAGGAGTGGACAGAAATTGAAGAGGGGGCACTACCGAGCTTGAAATACCTCCACGTGCGCAATTGTTTGCGCCTGCAAATGCTTCCTCAGGTCTGCAGTTTCTCACCAAACTTGAGCTGTTGCATTTGTTGCCTTTGCCAGAGAATCTTGGAGAATGGCTGA
- the LOC137711467 gene encoding protein LATERAL ORGAN BOUNDARIES-like yields the protein MASSSSSYNSPCAACKFLRRKCMPGCIFAPYFPPEEPQKFANVHKIFGASNVTKLLNELLPHQREDAVNSLAYEAEARVRDPVYGCVGAISFLQRQVQRLQKELDAANADLIRYACNELTTAVLPPPPTASMAGVNSVIQPNMAPQRRLVDHPSHHHQYYQQTSTTTTSNAPGVAFPVLYLPWNEGGGAGSGGGGGDGRM from the coding sequence ATGGCATCCTCCAGCTCCTCCTATAACTCTCCATGCGCTGCCTGCAAGTTCTTGAGAAGGAAATGCATGCCGGGCTGCATTTTCGCACCGTATTTCCCACCAGAGGAGCCCCAAAAGTTTGCAAACGTCCACAAGATCTTCGGGGCAAGCAATGTCACCAAACTTCTAAACGAGCTCCTGCCTCACCAGCGTGAGGATGCTGTGAACTCCCTGGCGTATGAGGCCGAGGCACGTGTCAGGGACCCGGTCTATGGCTGTGTTGGTGCCATTTCTTTCCTCCAACGACAGGTCCAGAGGCTCCAAAAGGAGCTCGATGCCGCTAATGCTGATCTCATCCGCTATGCCTGTAATGAACTCACAACAGCTGTGTTGCCTCCTCCTCCTACTGCATCAATGGCCGGGGTAAATTCAGTAATTCAGCCGAACATGGCTCCTCAGAGAAGGTTGGTTGATCATCCTTCTCATCATCATCAGTATTACCAACAAACTAGTACAACTACAACTAGTAATGCTCCTGGAGTCGCTTTCCCAGTACTTTATCTTCCGTGGAATGAAGGAGGAGGAGCAGGtagtggtggtggaggaggagacGGCAGAATGTGA
- the LOC137710176 gene encoding oleosin Cor a 15-like, producing MAEAHYRWQQPQHQGYQTNIQFDNPKHQGYQTQYQYDQQQQQNGSSASNILAIATLVPVGGTLLFLSGLTLAGTIIGLAMTTPLFVIFSPVLVPAALVIFLSVTGILTSGVFGVTALSSFSWLVRYLSRSRLPQTMGQKVQETTGYLGQKMQETAGYLGQKVQETGDFVGHKMQETGGQVGQMTKEAGQTIQEYERTQEGGRDQITKEGGRGKESGRGQEGGRGREGVNVNVKSSS from the coding sequence ATGGCTGAGGCCCACTACCGCTGGCAGCAACCACAACACCAAGGGTACCAAACCAACATCCAGTTCGACAATCCAAAACACCAAGGTTACCAAACTCAGTACCAGTAtgaccaacaacaacaacaaaacggCTCCTCGGCTTCGAATATTCTGGCAATTGCCACCCTCGTTCCGGTAGGGGGCACTCTGCTCTTCCTTTCAGGGCTCACTCTGGCCGGGACCATCATTGGTCTGGCGATGACTACTCCGCTTTTTGTTATCTTCAGCCCGGTTTTGGTCCCTGCCGCTTTAGTCATATTCCTGTCTGTGACGGGGATTTTGACTTCGGGGGTTTTTGGTGTCACAGCCCTCTCGTCTTTCTCTTGGCTGGTCCGTTACTTGAGCCGATCTCGGCTGCCCCAGACCATGGGCCAGAAAGTGCAGGAGACCACGGGGTATTTGGGCCAGAAGATGCAGGAGACGGCAGGATATTTGGGACAGAAGGTGCAGGAGACTGGAGACTTTGTGGGCCATAAGATGCAGGAGACTGGAGGTCAAGTGGGCCAGATGACCAAAGAAGCGGGCCAGACTATCCAGGAATATGAAAGGACCCAGGAAGGTGGTAGGGATCAAATAACCAAAGAAGGTGGCCGAGGTAAAGAAAGCGGCCGGGGCCAAGAAGGCGGCCGGGGCCGTGAAGGAGTTAATGTTAATGTCAAGAGTTCAAGTTGA
- the LOC137710177 gene encoding lysM domain receptor-like kinase 3 — MAPLNQKFHFFSILFTIFFYTNVLSGGVYPFPCSTAHHTQTCNSSLYHISKGHQIEEIATFYSVNPSNIKPIVHDDQHPKDYLVSVPCTCKDVKGTQVYLYDTNYLVKEGDTVGNVVSEFYSGQAVKIGEEQQQFTVENMTTFHLVCGCVEKKSQEVVTYTVQDHDTLSDIENLLSAYESEIQKLNKNFTKSPNFIDVGWVLFVPMELNGLRAQQQGKRLSLAAIIGIVSAVGFLLVATFTIFLLIRYRKGKNTEEDVNPNAKKVSLKQQFFKRQMEETFENERPVIYTMEEIEQATNNFDDTRMIGQGGYGSVYFGVLGELEVAIKKMRSSRSKEFFAELKVLCKIHHNNVVELLGYASGSEHLCLVYEFVQNGSLNDHLHDPLLKGNQPLSWTARAQIALDTARGIEYIHDHTKTRYVHRDIKTSNILLDQGLRAKVADFGLARLVERSNEEDIIATRVVGTPGYIPPESVRELQMTSKTDVYAFGVVVAELITGQRAIFCDNREPKRMKSLISVIYAIFKEEDPEAALEAQIDGNMKGSYPMEEVYKMAKIAWGCASEDPVNRPEMKDIVQTLSQILMSSIEWEASLGGKSEIFSGLLMSGR, encoded by the exons ATGGCTCCTTTAAACCAGAAGTTCCATTTTTTCTCAATTCTCTTCACCATTTTCTTCTATACCAATGTTCTCTCAGGTGGAGTGTACCCTTTTCCTTGCTCCACTGCTCACCACACCCAGACCTGCAATTCCTCTCTATACCACATCTCAAAAGGCCACCAAATAGAAGAAATAGCCACTTTTTACTCAGTAAACCCATCCAACATCAAGCCAATTGTTCATGACGACCAACACCCAAAAGACTATCTTGTTTCTGTGCCTTGCACTTGTAAGGATGTCAAGGGCACCCAAGTTTACCTCTATGATACAAATTACCTAGTTAAGGAAGGAGACACTGTTGGAAATGTGGTGAGTGAGTTTTACAGTGGGCAGGCAGTGAAAATTGGGGAAGAGCAGCAGCAATTTACTGTGGAAAACATGACTACTTTTCACCTTGTTTGTGGGTGTGTAGAGAAAAAATCACAGGAGGTTGTGACATACACAGTTCAAGATCATGACACCTTATCAGATATTGAAAATCTTCTGTCTGCATATGAGAGTGAGATTcagaaattgaacaaaaactTCACTAAGTCCCCTAATTTTATAGATGTTGGATGGGTTTTGTTTGTGCCAATGGAGCTCAATGGACTTCGAGCCCAACAGCAAG GGAAGAGACTCAGTTTGGCTGCAATTATAGGGATAGTGTCAGCTGTTGGGTTTCTTTTGGTGGCCACATTCACCATATTTCTTCTTATAAGATATAGAAAAGGTAAGAACACAGAAGAAGATGTGAACCCAAATGCCAAAAAGGTTTCACTAAAGCAACAGTTTTTCAAAAGGCAAATGGAAG AAACTTTTGAGAATGAAAGGCCAGTTATATATACGATGGAGGAAATCGAGCAGGCTACGAATAACTTTGATGACACCAGGATGATTGGACAGGGCGGATATGGCAGCGTTTATTTCGGTGTTTTAGGAGAACTGGAGGTAGCAATTAAGAAGATGAGATCTAGCAGATCAAAGGAGTTCTTTGCTGAGCTCAAGGTTTTATGCAAGATCCATCATAACAATGtg gtGGAGCTGCTGGGATATGCTAGCGGAAGTGAGCATCTGTGTTTGGTATATGAGTTTGTTCAGAATGGATCCCTCAATGATCATCTTCATGATCCATTGCTGAAAGGAAACCAGCCTCTTTCCTGGACAGCAAGAGCACAAATAGCACTGGATACTGCACGAGGGATCGAGTACATTCATGATCACACGAAGACGCGCTATGTTCATCGTGACATAAAAACCAGCAACATTCTACTTGATCAAGGACTCAGAGCAAAGGTAGCAGATTTTGGCCTAGCAAGGTTGGTAGAACGGTcgaacgaagaagatatcataGCAACACGTGTGGTTGGAACGCCTGGTTACATTCCTCCTGA ATCTGTGCGTGAGCTACAAATGACATCAAAAACTGATGTTTATGCATTCGGGGTGGTGGTAGCAGAGCTAATAACCGGTCAACGTGCAATTTTTTGTGACAACAGAGAACCTAAAAGAATGAAGTCACTCATCTCAGTT ATATATGCAATTTTCAAAGAAGAAGATCCAGAAGCTGCTTTGGAAGCTCAAATAGACGGTAACATGAAGGGAAGTTACCCTATGGAAGAAGTCTACAAG ATGGCGAAAATAGCATGGGGGTGTGCGAGTGAAGATCCAGTAAATAGACCGGAGATGAAAGACATTGTGCAAACACTCTCCCAAATATTGATGTCCTCCATAGAATGGGAAGCATCACTTGGAGGGAAGAGCGAGATCTTCAGTGGCTTACTCATGAGTGGCAGATAA
- the LOC137711004 gene encoding AP-1 complex subunit mu-2-like: protein MAGAASALFLLDIKGRVLIWRDYRGDVSAAQAERFFTKFIEKEGDPQSQDPVVYDNGVTYMFIQHNNIYLMIASRQNCNAASLLLFLHRVIDVFKHYFEELEEESLRDNFVVVYELLDEIMDFGFPQFTEAKILSEFIKTDAYRMEVTQRPPMAVTNAVSWRSEGIQYKKNEVFLDVVESVNILVNSIGQIIRSDVVGALKMRTYLSGMPECKLGLNDRVLLEAQGQTSKGKSIDLDDIKFHQCVRLSRFENDRTISFIPPDGAFDLMTYRLSTQVKPLIWVEAQVENHSRSRIEFTVKARSQYKERSTATNVEIELPVPADATNPNVRTSIGSAKYAPERDALVWKIKSFPGNKEYMLRSEFTLPSITAEEAVPERRAPIRVKFEIPYFTVSGIQVRYLKIIEKSGYQALPWVRYITMAGEYELRLM from the exons ATGGCCGGCGCCGCCTCGGCGCTTTTTCTGCTCGACATCAAGGGACGAGTTTTGATTTGGCGCGACTACCGTGGCGATGTCTCTGCTGCTCAGGCCGAACGCTTCTTCACCAAGTTCATCGAAAAAGAG GGCGATCCGCAATCCCAAGATCCAGTGGTGTACGACAATGGAGTCACCTATATGTTCATACAACACAACAATATCTACTTGATGATTGCGTCGAGGCAGAACTGCAATGCTGCTAGCTTGCTGCTGTTTCTGCACCGCGTAATTGAT gtttttaAGCATTATTTTGAAGAGCTAGAAGAGGAATCGCTAAGAGACAACTTTGTCGTAGTG TACGAGTTACTTGATGAAATTATGGACTTTGGTTTCCCGCAATTCACTGAAGCGAAGATTCTTAGTGAATTTATCAAGACCGATGCTTACAGGATGGAGGTGACACAACGTCCTCCCATGGCCGTTACAAATGCAGTGTCTTGGCGCAGTGAAGGGATACAGTACAAGAAGAACGAA GTCTTTTTGGATGTGGTGGAAAGTGTCAACATACTTGTCAACAGCATCGGACAAATAATACGGTCAGATGTCGTTGGGGCCCTAAAGATGAGAACATATTTGAG TGGTATGCCCGAGTGTAAGCTTGGACTAAATGATAGAGTGCTGCTAGAAGCGCAAGGTCAAACATCGAAAGGAAAATCCATTGATCTGGATGACATTAAGTTCCATCA GTGTGTGCGTTTGTCTCGATTTGAGAATGACCGGACTATATCGTTCATTCCCCCTGATGGAGCATTTGATCTGATGACATACAGACTCAGTACTCAA GTGAAGCCTCTTATCTGGGTGGAAGCACAAGTTGAAAATCATTCTAGAAGTCGTATTGAATTCACGGTAAAAGCAAGGAGCCAGTATAAGGAGCGCAG CACGGCTACAAATGTCGAAATTGAGTTGCCTGTGCCCGCTGATGCTACAAACCCTAATGTCCGGACATCAATAGGATCTGCTAAATATGCTCCTGAAAGAGATGCTTTGGTCTGGAAAATCAAGTCTTTTCCTGGTAATAAG GAATACATGTTGAGATCTGAGTTTACGCTTCCTAGTATAACCGCTGAAGAAGCAGTTCCTGAAAGAAGAGCTCCTATTCGGGTGAAGTTTGAGATACCGTATTTTACTGTCTCCGGAATTCAG GTCCGATACCTAAAAATCATTGAGAAAAGTGGGTACCAGGCTCTTCCATGGGTGAGATACATAACAATGGCTGGCGAATACGAACTGAGACTAATGTAA